Proteins co-encoded in one Papaver somniferum cultivar HN1 chromosome 5, ASM357369v1, whole genome shotgun sequence genomic window:
- the LOC113279027 gene encoding uncharacterized protein LOC113279027: protein MVAGAGVVAREASCRVVGAMCIGLGITSNYLAELYSIIIGLEWAAPWGFRKILIRLDSSSVIRALEDDSLPWFAQQQWFVVRSLFDSIRFVHTYREANFAADKMAKRGCLLENGVRMYYVGFLVFLSSIEWTNVTYYRFK, encoded by the coding sequence ATGGTGGCTGGAGCTGGTGTAGTAGCACGGGAGGCAAGCTGTAGGGTGGTTGGAGCTATGTGTATAGGCCTAGGcattacttctaattatttggcagAACTTTATAGCATAATAATAGGCCTGGAGTGGGCAGCGCCATGGGGTTTCAGGAAAATTCTAATTCGTTTAGACTCTTCCAGTGTCATTCGTGCTTTGGAAGATGATTCATTACCATGGTTTGCTCAACAACAGTGGTTTGTAGTGAGGAGTTTGTTTGATTCAATTAGATTTGTGCACACTTATCGtgaagcaaattttgcagctgataaaATGGCCAAGCGTGGGTGTTTGTTGGAAAATGGAGTGAGGATGTACTATGttggttttctggtttttttAAGCTCAATTGAGTGGACAAATGTAACTTATTATCGTTTTAAGTAA
- the LOC113279026 gene encoding uncharacterized protein LOC113279026 — MGVAEYNAMDETVAAFDLKMELVVVTALILMAAIRVLSSSGVAPCNKSTYLELLDKHPPAPPPTVPDDAAMVDPITVDSRAVLGAIKSFPKGTSCSRDGLHAHHLVDAISGAAAAVADDLLVSITGVFNLWLAGRCPAVLGEFIASAPLTPSLKTGGGIRPIAVGTIWRRVSKVAVFSVGKDMSSYLGDYQFGVGIPASGESILHAVNRLLEMKGHSDKMSMLLIDFPNAFNMVSRSQLIKEVRLHCASISRWVEFCYLRPAKLYYDHYILSSALGVQQGDPLGPLIFALTLHPLVKTIASQCKLDLHAWYLNNGIIIGDTLEVAKALSIIETEGPCRGLHLNVKKTEAFWPSTDPRSTAGGVFPADIGRPSNGVKLLGGPVSLDLNFIIDMMLRRVNKTVQLTSAIKKLKDPQSEMLLLHNCTGVSTLYFEMRTNNHASLQSTTSFFDDHLLKYLRLLITGDGAGFGPLQQRLATLPIKDGVLGIYTMADTSAYCYLASQSQTTSVQKVILGNSFSTEKDSAYQFALQNFIQHQQWIQEMLMLLPLFQSVDGCIQRKNGSSNLLEYDGEMEQWRQGLLADGAVTDMALLVLCSSLRTFGKNDGLADIKLLQSSVLEKEETKKDVRRIGFTTQTQFLSAFE, encoded by the exons ATGGGTGTTGCAGAGTATAATGCAATGGATGAAACCGTTGCGGCTTTTGATCTGAAAATGGAATTGGTGGTGGTTACAGCCTTGATTTTAATGG CTGCCATTCGAGTGTTGTCTTCGTCTGGGGTGGCTCCTTGTAACAAGAGCACGTACCTTGAATTGCTAGATAAGCATCCACCTGCGCCTCCTCCCACTGTTCCCGACGATGCTGCCATGGTCGACCCAATTACAGTGGATTCTCGGGCTGTTTTAGGGGCTATCAAGAGCTTCCCAAAAGGCACTTCATGCAGCCGTGATGGTTTGCATGCTCATCATTTGGTCGACGCAATTAGTGGGgcagcagctgctgttgctgacgATTTACTCGTTTCGATTACTGGAGTTTTCAATCTTTGGTTAGCTGGAAGGTGTCCTGCGGTTTTGGGAGAGTTTATCGCCAGTGCACCTTTAACTCCGTCACTTAAAACTGGAGGTGGAATTAGGCCTATTGCAGTTGGTACAATATGGCGTAGAGTTTCGAAAGTGGCTGTTTTCTCGGTTGGAAAGGATATGTCATCTTATTTGGGTGATTACCAATTCGGGGTTGGTATTCCTGCTAGTGGGGaaagtattttacatgctgtaaatcgTTTACTGGAGATGAAAGGTCACTCAGACAAGATGTCAATGCTGCTCATTGACTTTCCCAATGCcttcaacatggtgagcagatcGCAGCTCATCAAGGAGGTTCGCCTTCATTGTGCAAgtatttctcgctgggtagaattttgttacttGAGGCCTGCCAAACTCTATTACGACCATTATATTTTGTCTTCTGCACTTGGAGTTCAGCAAGGTGACCCTCTCGGTCCCTTGATTTTTGCGTTGACTCTTCACCCACTGgtgaagactattgcttctcAATGCAAACTCGACTTGCACGCTTGGTACCTTAATAATGGTATAATTATTGGTGATACATTAGAGGTAGCTAAGGCTCTGAGCATAATCGAAACTGAAGGACCATGCAGGGGTTTACATCTTAATGTTAAAAAAACGGAAGCCTTTTGGCCTTCTACTGACCCCAGAAGCACAGCTGGCGGAGTTTTCCCTgctgatattggtagaccttctaatggtgttaaacttttgggtggacCGGTGAGTTTAGATTTGAACTTTATCATTGATATGATGTTGAGAAGGGTGAATAAGACTGTTCAATTAACGTCTGCAATAAAGAAACTCAAagaccctcaaagtgagatgctaTTACTTCACAATTGCACTGGAGTTTCTACATTATATTTTGAAATGCGTACTAACAATCATGCATCCCTGCAATCAACTACTTCCTTTTTTGATGATCACTTGCTTAagtacttgagacttcttatcaCTGGTGATGGTGCGGGGTTTGGTCCTCTACAACAACGATTAGctaccttgcctatcaaagatggcGTACTTGGAATTTACACCATGGCTGACACAAGCGCCTATTGTTACCTTGCTTCTCAGAGTCAGACTACTTCGGTACAAAAGGTGATTCTTGGTAATTCATTCTCAACTGAAAAAGACTCTGCTTATCAGTTTGCACTTCAGAATTTTATTCAG CATCAACAGTGGATACAGGAGATGCTGATGTTGCTTCCATTGTTCCAATCGGTTGATGGCTGCATACAAAGGAAGAATGGATCCTCAAATTTGCTCGAGTATG ATGGAGAAATGGAACAGTGGCGTCAGGGGTTGTTGGCCGATGGTGCTGTGACTGATATGGCATTGCTCGTGTTAtgctcgagtttgagaacttttGGAAAGAATGATGGGTTGGCTGATATTAAGCTACTGCAATCGTCGGTGTTGGAAAAAGAAGAGACGAAGAAAGATGTTAGACGAATTGGTTTCACGACACAGACGCAGTTTCTATCTGCGTTTGAATGA